One Bacteroidales bacterium genomic window carries:
- a CDS encoding methyltransferase produces the protein MKAAPEPFRFRQFTLSHHQSTMKAGTDAMLLGSWLPLVGQERRVLDVGTGSGIIALMLAQRSRAFIDAIDIHQASVQEAAENFRNSPWGNRLKAHCIAFQKFALQQSQLYDLIVSNPPFFRNSLLPADERLKMAKHNVNLSIEDFIGSSLLLLATEGRLAVILPIAEAVDFCAGAEANGLYLQQQLFVLPTPERVPSRRILLLAKQPADKIIIQHLTVRKSDGKYTEDYVLLTRDFHAEGYL, from the coding sequence ATGAAAGCTGCACCAGAACCTTTCCGTTTTAGACAGTTTACGTTAAGCCACCACCAAAGCACCATGAAAGCCGGTACCGACGCCATGTTGCTGGGCTCCTGGCTGCCGCTTGTAGGGCAGGAGCGGCGCGTGCTCGACGTGGGCACCGGCAGTGGCATCATCGCTTTGATGCTGGCGCAGCGCTCGCGGGCTTTCATCGATGCCATCGACATCCACCAGGCTTCCGTGCAGGAAGCTGCCGAAAACTTTCGCAACTCTCCGTGGGGCAATCGCCTCAAGGCACATTGTATTGCTTTTCAAAAATTTGCTTTGCAACAATCTCAGCTTTACGATCTCATCGTGAGCAATCCTCCGTTTTTTCGCAACAGTCTTTTGCCTGCCGATGAGCGGTTGAAGATGGCCAAACACAACGTGAATCTTTCGATAGAAGATTTCATCGGCAGCAGCTTATTGTTGCTTGCTACGGAAGGAAGGCTGGCGGTGATATTGCCCATAGCCGAAGCAGTCGATTTTTGTGCTGGCGCCGAGGCTAACGGTCTGTATCTGCAGCAGCAGCTTTTTGTGTTGCCAACTCCGGAGCGCGTGCCCTCACGACGAATCTTGTTGCTGGCGAAGCAGCCTGCCGATAAAATTATTATCCAACATCTTACCGTGAGGAAGTCGGATGGTAAATACACAGAAGATTATGTTTTGCTCACGCGCGATTTCCATGCCGAGGGCTATCTCTGA
- the rimM gene encoding ribosome maturation factor RimM (Essential for efficient processing of 16S rRNA), protein MTKETCVLLGPITKANRKTGQLTISTGQHPAERFVDIKTLFLEIDGGLVPFFVDQQSGSGSGQLRLWLQDYDTPELAQQLTGYKVYIAEEDLPATQPNQLYHHQLTNYTVVDKTAGELGQITDLIESTEQALLQVDHSGDEILIPFVDEFIVKINKRKKILYLDLPEGLIDLNK, encoded by the coding sequence ATGACGAAAGAAACCTGCGTTTTACTAGGTCCCATTACCAAAGCCAACCGCAAAACCGGACAGCTCACCATCAGCACCGGGCAGCATCCTGCCGAAAGATTTGTAGACATCAAAACACTCTTTCTGGAGATTGACGGTGGATTGGTTCCTTTTTTTGTCGATCAGCAATCGGGTTCCGGTTCCGGACAGTTGCGGTTGTGGCTGCAGGATTATGACACGCCCGAGCTGGCGCAGCAGCTCACCGGATACAAAGTTTACATCGCCGAGGAGGATTTGCCTGCCACTCAACCCAATCAGCTTTATCATCATCAGCTCACCAATTATACTGTCGTTGATAAAACTGCAGGGGAGCTGGGGCAAATCACCGATCTGATAGAATCGACGGAGCAGGCGCTGCTGCAGGTAGACCATAGCGGAGATGAAATATTGATTCCGTTTGTCGATGAATTTATTGTGAAGATCAACAAACGAAAGAAAATCCTTTACCTCGATCTGCCCGAAGGGTTGATTGACCTTAATAAATAA
- a CDS encoding 30S ribosomal protein S16: protein MPTRIRLQRHGKKGQPFYHIVIADGRAPRDGRFIEKIGTYNPVSRPAEINIDFDRAIHWIQVGALPTDTVRTLLSYKGVMYKNHLQKGVKKGALTQQQADLKFQEWDEAKQAKIERAQSEIQNKDRSVAKERTDVEIKINEERMEEIARRRAAEIEKQAAEARARHEEAKAKEEAKAKDAEKAKEEARAKEVPTAKDVPAAKEVPSAKEVAEPAKEAPATKEAAEPAKEAAPEEPTEQKEPEQESTEK from the coding sequence ATGCCAACAAGAATTAGATTACAAAGGCATGGTAAAAAAGGGCAACCTTTTTATCATATCGTAATTGCGGATGGTCGGGCACCACGCGACGGCAGATTTATCGAGAAAATTGGCACCTACAATCCGGTGTCGAGACCTGCAGAAATCAACATTGATTTCGACAGAGCCATACACTGGATTCAGGTCGGCGCATTACCAACCGACACCGTTCGTACATTGCTTTCCTACAAAGGTGTGATGTATAAAAATCACCTGCAAAAGGGCGTCAAAAAAGGCGCTTTAACCCAGCAACAAGCCGATCTGAAATTCCAGGAATGGGACGAAGCCAAACAGGCCAAGATCGAAAGAGCACAGAGCGAGATACAAAATAAAGATCGTTCCGTAGCCAAAGAACGCACCGACGTTGAAATCAAGATCAACGAAGAGCGTATGGAGGAGATTGCTCGCCGCAGAGCTGCTGAAATAGAAAAACAAGCGGCTGAAGCGCGCGCGCGCCACGAGGAAGCCAAAGCTAAAGAGGAAGCCAAAGCCAAGGATGCTGAAAAAGCCAAAGAGGAAGCCAGAGCCAAGGAGGTTCCCACTGCTAAGGATGTTCCGGCTGCCAAGGAAGTTCCATCTGCCAAAGAAGTAGCAGAACCTGCGAAAGAAGCTCCAGCTACAAAAGAAGCCGCAGAACCTGCAAAAGAAGCTGCACCTGAAGAACCTACCGAACAAAAAGAACCAGAGCAGGAGTCGACAGAGAAATAA